GTAtgaggagagaaaaaaatgggcTGGCCATACTtttaaacaagaaaatgtTTTGGTGACTTGGTGTTTGTAAAACCCCGAGTTCACTTTTAAATGTTGATAcaataaatttctaaaattaaaaaagtagtaaattttaaattgcataattaaaatcctaaaataaaatttatttaaaactcaTTACTCATAGTTGAATTTAGCAATTGATGGTATTCTTCATGCTCCACTTTCGCAATCAATCAGTTTTGGatccatttggtgaattataTGAAGAAATATGAGTAGAGATAGTTTAATGTAAAAATGGGTAATgaataaaagtatttatagatgatttggataaattagagataaaagttaaaaaaaatattttggaaaagATAGTCATAGACAGctctatttttgaaaagtgaaaaaatatttttgttaagaatataaaaaactacatttaacaaattaaaatgatgtCCAATAGCGCTTTCACCCGGAAGAGGAAGAGCAAGAGCTCGAGGTCGAGCTAAGAAGTGTAAATAAATATGGCCTCACCTACTACCTCTTCCCCACCAAACTATCGACTCACCTACCTGGCTAGTAAAAGTAAGAGTGAAGAAAGCAGCATTCGCATTTGATGTCGATTAGATGCAAAGCGGCGGTGGCGTGGGCGGCGGGAGAGGCGCTGGTGATAGAGGAGGTGGAGCTGAGCCCGCCTCAACCACTGGAGATCCGCATTAAAGTCGTCTGCACTTCCCTTTGCCGCAGCGACCTCACCGCTTGGCTCTCTCAGGCACGATAACCTCATCTTTATTATCCACCCCAACAGTTATGCAACTCAATTTCGCTATGGAATATGCTGTGAAATCAGATACTAATACTATGATTTgccttactttttttctcgttCAATATTTTAAGCAGAATTCTCGATAATACAAGTAATCCTTCACCTTATTGTTTCATTCTTTGAGCTTGATGTCTATTTCTGTTTCTATGCATATTGCAcatttctatcatttattGTACTGTTTTTGCAGGCTCAACCTCAAATATTTCCTCGGATATTTGGGCACGAAGCATCAGGGTGACTTCTCTTTGTCCTTATTACTCCTTTCCTCTTGCTGGATGTGtcttaatcacataattaccTTTTATGCGACTCACAATGGAAAATCAACACATAGTTGCATATTTGTAGGATTGTCGAGAGTGTGGGTGAAGGAGTTACTGAATTCGAATTGGGGGACCATGTACTCACCTTATTCACGGGAGAATGTATGAGATGCAGACCATGTGCCTTAGGCAAAACCAATATCTGCCACACGCTTGGCTTGGAACGTCAAGGCTTAATGCATAGTGACAAGAAAACCCGCTTCTCGTTGAAGGGAAAGCCTGTATATCATTACTGTGCTGTTTCGAGCTTTAGTGAGTATACAGTTGTGCACTCTGGATGTGCTGTGAAGATTAGCCCAGTTGCACCATTGGATAAAATATGCCTTCTAAGCTGTGGAGTGGCTGCAGGTACTTATCTCACTTCTTTTTCCAAGGATTGTGATGTAAATTTAGCATTATCTCAGCCTTACCATCATAAGCATTCCCTTATTTGTCGGTGTTATTCTTGGCTAGCATGTGGGAGCAGTTGCTTTTACTGTAAACTTGCTAATATGAAAGCTGCCTGAATTTCCCACCACTAGGTTTAGGCGCAGCTTGGAAGGTTGCAAATATCTCTGAAGGATCCACTGTCGTTGTTTTTGGCCTTGGAACTGTTGGTCTTTCTGTGAGTAGCAAATTTCTTATTCCACCATCATGAccaaaaccttttttttttcctagtGACATCTATATCTCGCTGTTCCACACCTGAACAGGTTGCACAAGGTGCAAAACTGAGAGGAGCATCTAGAATAATTGGTATTGACACAAATCCGGAGAAGAGTGAAAGAGGTGCTTAAAGTTTATACCTTGATGTTCATGAGCTACAAAAAATAAGCATAATAGAAGATTTACTGAATTGCGATCATGTTTTGTTTAACATACAGCCAAGGCTTTTGGAGTAACCGACTTTCTGAACCCAAATGACCATGATCAACCTATCCAACAGGTTTGCACTTGCATTTTCATTAGAAATTGTTATACACACTATTTTGTGTTATGTGGAAAAATTAGCCAATAGCAACCAGAAAACTAGAGTAGAAGCTGAAACAGTGCAATGCACTTGGTAATTGTGAATCATGTTTTACTTATTGACTAACGTGTTCTGGTCGAGATTGCAGTTTATTGATGTCATCCTTTTGCTTTCAAATAGTGTTGAGACCTTTCTACCCTATTTTTCTATCATGAAATCTGTATTACAATAGCTTGCTTCCAAGAGCTCatcttaaaaattatacttataataagTTCATATACAAGGCTTTATGCTGAATCCCTTTTCAGGTTATCAGCGGCATTACAGATGGTGGTGCAGACTATGCATTTGAGTGTGTGGGAGACACTGGCATGATTACTGCTGCTTTACAGTCATGCTGTGCTGTAAATTCTGAACTTCACTTGTTCATATTGTTTGGTTCACTTGTTTGAGGACGACAATAAGATTCCAGATATATCTTGTGGTTACAGGGGTGGGGTTTGACTGTGACCCTTGGTGTGCCCAAAGAGAAACCAGATATATCAGCTCACTATGGACTCTTTCTCTCTGGAAGAACGCTAACGGGATCACTTTTTGGTGGATGGAAACCAAAATCTGATC
The nucleotide sequence above comes from Salvia hispanica cultivar TCC Black 2014 chromosome 5, UniMelb_Shisp_WGS_1.0, whole genome shotgun sequence. Encoded proteins:
- the LOC125188942 gene encoding alcohol dehydrogenase-like 6 isoform X2 produces the protein MSIRCKAAVAWAAGEALVIEEVELSPPQPLEIRIKVVCTSLCRSDLTAWLSQAQPQIFPRIFGHEASGIVESVGEGVTEFELGDHVLTLFTGECMRCRPCALGKTNICHTLGLERQGLMHSDKKTRFSLKGKPVYHYCAVSSFSEYTVVHSGCAVKISPVAPLDKICLLSCGVAAVTSISRCSTPEQVAQGAKLRGASRIIGIDTNPEKSERAKAFGVTDFLNPNDHDQPIQQVISGITDGGADYAFECVGDTGMITAALQSCCAGWGLTVTLGVPKEKPDISAHYGLFLSGRTLTGSLFGGWKPKSDLPSLVDMYLKKEIEIDSYITHNLMFEDINEAFQLMREGKCLRCVIHMPK
- the LOC125188942 gene encoding alcohol dehydrogenase-like 6 isoform X3, which translates into the protein MYDHDAPKPFQIFAQPQIFPRIFGHEASGIVESVGEGVTEFELGDHVLTLFTGECMRCRPCALGKTNICHTLGLERQGLMHSDKKTRFSLKGKPVYHYCAVSSFSEYTVVHSGCAVKISPVAPLDKICLLSCGVAAGLGAAWKVANISEGSTVVVFGLGTVGLSVAQGAKLRGASRIIGIDTNPEKSERAKAFGVTDFLNPNDHDQPIQQVISGITDGGADYAFECVGDTGMITAALQSCCAGWGLTVTLGVPKEKPDISAHYGLFLSGRTLTGSLFGGWKPKSDLPSLVDMYLKKEIEIDSYITHNLMFEDINEAFQLMREGKCLRCVIHMPK
- the LOC125188942 gene encoding alcohol dehydrogenase-like 6 isoform X1, whose protein sequence is MSIRCKAAVAWAAGEALVIEEVELSPPQPLEIRIKVVCTSLCRSDLTAWLSQAQPQIFPRIFGHEASGIVESVGEGVTEFELGDHVLTLFTGECMRCRPCALGKTNICHTLGLERQGLMHSDKKTRFSLKGKPVYHYCAVSSFSEYTVVHSGCAVKISPVAPLDKICLLSCGVAAGLGAAWKVANISEGSTVVVFGLGTVGLSVAQGAKLRGASRIIGIDTNPEKSERAKAFGVTDFLNPNDHDQPIQQVISGITDGGADYAFECVGDTGMITAALQSCCAGWGLTVTLGVPKEKPDISAHYGLFLSGRTLTGSLFGGWKPKSDLPSLVDMYLKKEIEIDSYITHNLMFEDINEAFQLMREGKCLRCVIHMPK